A genome region from Patescibacteria group bacterium includes the following:
- a CDS encoding C39 family peptidase, with product MKIKILIILIIFSIPIFLRAETIEQRLSGKILLSVEENGEAWYLNPDDNRRHYLGRPVDAFNIMRELSLGITNDDYNKIVDDVPLRFLGKILLKVEDLGKAYYVNPDDMKMHYLGRPADAFKIMRELGLGISKENLRLLREFNKNEIISKNVQYNVPFTSQAPNAEWYLELFQDGCEEASALIAVSWARDEVFDDQMARKAIVDTSDWEDKRFGEFLDISAEDTATMIREYYSYSNIEVLELSVVGDLVNALQEGVIITPMNGQLLGNIYFTAPGPENHMLVIKGYTEKDREFTTNDPGTRRGNGYRYDENILFDAIRDYPTGHHEPNNKIVRKVILVKK from the coding sequence ATGAAAATTAAGATATTAATCATTTTAATAATTTTTTCAATTCCAATTTTTCTGAGGGCTGAGACTATTGAACAAAGACTTTCTGGTAAAATCCTTCTTTCTGTAGAAGAAAACGGTGAAGCTTGGTATCTTAATCCGGACGACAATAGAAGACATTATCTAGGTAGACCAGTTGACGCGTTTAATATTATGCGCGAATTATCTCTAGGAATAACAAACGATGATTATAATAAAATAGTCGACGATGTTCCATTACGATTTTTAGGAAAAATACTTTTGAAAGTAGAAGATTTAGGAAAAGCGTATTATGTAAATCCAGATGATATGAAAATGCACTATCTCGGAAGACCAGCTGACGCATTTAAAATAATGAGAGAATTGGGATTAGGAATAAGCAAAGAAAATTTGAGATTGCTTAGAGAATTTAATAAAAACGAGATAATTTCTAAAAATGTCCAATATAATGTTCCCTTTACATCACAAGCACCAAACGCTGAGTGGTATTTAGAGTTATTTCAAGACGGCTGTGAGGAAGCAAGCGCGTTGATAGCAGTCTCATGGGCAAGAGACGAAGTTTTTGATGACCAGATGGCTCGCAAAGCTATTGTAGACACATCCGACTGGGAAGATAAAAGATTCGGAGAATTCCTAGATATTTCAGCTGAAGATACGGCCACAATGATTAGAGAATATTATAGTTACAGTAATATTGAAGTCTTAGAACTCTCTGTCGTAGGTGATTTGGTTAATGCCCTCCAGGAAGGCGTAATTATTACTCCAATGAATGGTCAATTGCTTGGGAATATTTATTTTACAGCTCCGGGCCCTGAAAATCATATGCTTGTTATAAAAGGATATACCGAAAAAGATAGAGAGTTTACAACTAATGACCCAGGGACCAGAAGGGGAAACGGTTATCGATATGACGAAAATATATTGTTTGATGCGATTCGAGATTATCCGACTGGACATCACGAACCAAACAATA